The Flavipsychrobacter sp. genome contains the following window.
ATTAAATCCTGATAAATTACGATAGGTAATTTATAAGCAAGTAAATCAGGTAATGTAACGGCTAGTCTTAAAAAATGAAGGGTCATCGCTTAAGACATGACAAAACTAATAAAGGTTTGTATTCAGGAACTTAAAATCTCATTAGAACAATTTCTTGCTAAAAAGTCTATAATAGGTATTACTTTTATCCTTTCTTACATATATATAGTATGCTAGATTCAAAAGAGACGACCGGTAATTTATACCATAAAGTGTTGGTGCTGATACATGGTTTTTTATCAGGCATTAGAAAAAATTTCATTTTGCTGCTTGTTTGTATAGGTGCTGTTACAGGCGGTTTGTTTATTTATAATTACCAGTCATCTGGTGTTTATACTACATCGTTTACGGTAATATATGAGGAGCTGGTAAGGAAGATATATGGTGATAGACTGGCAAAACTAGATGCGTTGGTACAAAAAGGAGATGATGCAAAACTTAAGGAGTTGCTAGGAGTTTCAGACGAGGCTATAAGATCTATAGAAAAGATACAGGGTAAAAATATTCTCGGCGACGATTTGGATAAGGATCTAAATACCGATAAAATTCCTTTTGTTGTAGAGTTGGAGTTTACAGATGCGCAATATGTGTCTGACATTCAGCAAGGTATTCTTGATTTTCTAGAAAACGGGAATAGTTATTTGAAGGAGAAAAAGGCATTAAGAATACAGGAAACAGAATCGGAGATCAAGTTTATAGATGCACAATTGGCTATGCTTGACACTTTGAAAAGGCAGATGAACCAAGAAAATGCATTGAAAAGTGCAAAAAAAGAGCAGTCAGATTTAGGAGGTGCTTACGAATTTTCTTATTCTTTATTTAAAAAGAAGCAGGCACTGGAAGCCAAAACGGCAATGCCTACCAATCTGAAAATAATAGATGATATAGTTGTACCACTCCCTAAGACCAAGGCGCCGTCACTAATATTAGCTGTAGGTACTTTACTAGGTTTTGTGGTGTATTTAATATTAGTTTATCTGCTCATTCCCGCTTATAAATTAGGCAACAAGTCCTAGCTGATCTCCTGGCAAAGCTCTATGAGCACGCCATTGGTGGTTTTGGGATGTAAAAAGCAAACAAGTTTATTATCGGCACCTTTTTTGGGTGTTTCGTTGAGTATGGTGAAGCCTTCTGCTGCCAGTCTTTTCATTTCAGCCTCTATATCGGTCACGTCAAAAGCTATATGGTGTATACCCTCCCCCTTTTTTTCTAAATATTTAAAAATTGGGCTCTGCTCGTTAGTGGCTTCTAAGAGTTCTATTTTCGATGCTCCGGTTTTAAAAAAGGCCGTACTAACCCCTTCACTGGCTACTTCCTCGGTTTTATAGCAGTTTGTATTCAAAAGTGCCTCAAAAAGCGGTATGGAAACCTTCAGATCTTTCACCGCTATGCCTAAATGCTCAATTTTGTTCATTTTCTAATAAGTTTTACAAATAGCGTTATATAAAGCTACAATGCATAAAATGCCCTAAAGTAGTACAATTGACGTAACTTTGTAGTTGCAAAAATAAGTATTGAATAAAGCGAATATGGAATTGAAATTGCCAATATACTTGGATAATAATGCTACCACACCTTGCGACCCAAGAGTGGTAGACGAAATGGTGCCGTTTTTCTATGAAAAATTTGGTAACGCTGCTAGCCGTAGCCACTCTTTTGGATGGGTAGCTGAAGAAGCTGTAGACTATGCACGTGAGCAAGTTGCTAAACTGATCAACGCGTCATCTAAAGAGATAATATTTACTTCTGGTGCTACAGAAGCAGATAACCTTGCTATAAAGGGTGTATTTGAGATGTATGCTTCAAAAGGGGATCATATCATCACATGTACTACTGAGCACAAAGCTGTATTAGATACTTGTAAGCATGTGGAGAAGATGGGAGGTAATGTTACATACCTTCCGGTGCAAGAGAATGGTCTTGTAGACCTTGAGGCACTTGAAAAAGCAATTACAGATAAAACGATCCTTATCTCTATTATGTATGGTAATAATGAGATAGGTGTTGTGCAACCAATAAAAGAAATAAGTGCTATAGCACGCAAGCATGGGGTGCTTTTCTTTACTGATGCAACACAAGCGGTAGGTAAAATACCTGTGGATGTACAAGCAGATGGTATAGATCTAATGGCATTTAGTGCACATAAAATGTACGGTCCTAAAGGTGTTGGCGCATTATATGTGCGTCGTAAAAACCCTCGTGTAAAGGTAACCTCTCAAATGGATGGCGGTGGCCACGAGCGTGGTATGCGTAGCGGTACTATGAACGTACCTGGTATCGTAGGTTTTGGTAAGGCTTGCGAAATATGCATGAATGAGATGGAAAGTGAGGCTAAACGCCTTAGTGCCATGAGAGATAGATTGGAGGCAGGTCTTTTACAACTGGAAGAAGCTTATGTAAATGGTAGTGCGGAGCATAGATTACCACATGTATCTAATATCTCTTTCAAATATGTAGAAGGAGAAGGTTTGATGATGGGTTTCAATAAGAACATCGCATTATCAAGTGGTTCGGCTTGTACGTCAGCTTCTCTAGAGCCTTCTTATGTATTGAAAGCTTTGGGCTTGGGAGATGACCTAGCGCATAGTTCATTACGTTTTGGCTTGGGCCGTTTCACTACAGACGAGCAGATAGACTATACAATAAAAGCAATATCGGAAACGGTGTTGAAATTGCGTGAAATGAGTCCGCTTTGGGAAATGTATAAGGAAGGTATTGACCTTGATACAATAGAATGGGCGCACCACTAATTATTTATTAAACACACTAAAGACATTTAAAATGGCATATTCAGATAAAGTAATCGATCATTATCAAAATCCTAAAAACGTAGGTACGCTTGACAAAAGTAAAAGCCAAGTAGGTACAGGTTTGGTAGGTGCACCAGAGTGTGGTGACGTAATGCGTTTACAAATAGAAGTAGACGATGAAACGGGCAAGATAAAAGATGCTAAGTTCAAAACATTTGGTTGTGGCTCAGCAATTGCTTCTTCTTCTTTGGCTACAGAGTGGCTTAAAGGAAAATCTGTAGATGAAGCATTGGCTATAGACAATATGGATATTGTTGAGGAACTGAACTTACCACCGGTAAAGATCCACTGCTCTGTATTGGCAGAAGATGCTATCAAGGCTGCTATTAACGACTATCGTGTTAAGAATGGCTTGCCAGAGTTGGAATTAGAAGGTAATAAACATTAGTATAACGATAAGTAAGGCTATATGATTCCGTAATTGAAGGGATGTTCATTTACGTGAAAATCAAGTGATTATGATATATATTAGTGATAAGGCTAAAGAAAAAGTACGCGAGCTTAAGGCTAATGCCGAGCTTGACGATAGTTACTTTTTAAGGGTAGGCGTAGTTGGCGGTGGCTGTTCAGGGTTGTCTTATAAGTTAGACTTTGACAATGAAGAACAACCCAACGATCAGGTTTTTGAGGATAATGGTGTGAAACTGGTGACTGACCTAAAAAGTTTCTTGTACTTGTGTGATACAACATTAGAATTTTCTGATGGATTGAACGGGAAAGGGTTCCATTTTAGTAACCCTAATGCTAGTAGAAGTTGTGGATGTGGGGAAAGCTTTGCAGTATAAATAGTTTATTAATAAAGCATCAAATAAAAAGGGCGGTGAATATTCACCGCCCTTTTTATATAGTTATATCTTGTGTTGAATGATCTTTAGTGAAAGAATGTATTACCATTTCTAAAACCAATACGTCCATTTAAAGGAGGTAGTTTGGTAGCACTATTTAGATAGTTGATGTTTCTATCCATATTAGCTTCTACACCATCATTATACATTACTTCTTCCCCACTATACGCCTCGCCTGGCTTATCGTATTGGATATTAATTCTTGGATTCTTTTTGTCGCTGGTAAGAATCACATGCTTATTGTAGGCAGTAATAATAGTATAGTTATCTTCAGTAACCTCATTAGAGGCAAGAGTTCTGTCCGTGTGTTTATAATATTTAACCTTAATATTCTTCTTGTCTTGTGCAAAAGCACTACTAGTCAAAAACATAATTCCCAATACTGCAATCATTATTCTTTTCATCATATCTTATTTTAATCTGGTTAAAAAAATCTTCGTAGTCGTGTTTTTATTAATGTAATTCCCTGTTTTGGTGTCCGGGAGTATTATCCCTTTCCACATTTTTGTAACGGTCTCTCATAGGTTCATTTTGTGCTGCAGATAGGTCAGCTTTATCTGTTTCTCTAACGTTGCTACAGCTATTAAAACTAAGCCCCATACCCACAATAAATGTTCCTAATAATAGTATTCTTATAGTTTTCATAATATGTAATCGTTAGTACATCAATAGTATAAGGGAAAGAGAGCGCTTTGGCAAATAGGTATTGTTGATAGGTTATATATGCTATCTATGTTATAAGTGTTGTTTATACATTGCTTAGACAGTAATTATATCCTTATTTGCTGAATTGATTAGCGCAGACCTAATATATTAAGTACTTTTGTAGCTAAATAAGAATACATATGTTGAAGACAGGAAACACAATAGTGAGCATATATACAGAAATGACGCCTAACCCGGAAACAATGAAGTTTGTGGCGAACAAACTGCTATATCCTGGTAAAAGCTTAGATATACCTGATGAGGCTAGTGCAGCGCCGTCTCCATTAGCAAAAGAGCTTTTTGCTTTCCCGTTTATCCGTAGCGTGTTTATCGCAAGCAACTTTGTTACACTAACAAAAACTTCAGAAACACAATGGGAAGATGTAATACCATCAGTACGTGATTTTTTGAAAAACTACTTGGAAGAAGGTAAAGTGGTTATCAACGAAGACCAAATAGTTGAGAAAGAGTCGGCAAATACAATAAGTGCAGACGACAGTGATATCGTAAAGCGTATAAAAGAACTATTGGAGAACTATGTGAAGCCAGCAGTAGAGATGGACGGCGGTGCTATAGGGTTTAAGGGCTATGATAGCGGAGTAGTTACTTTATCTATGCAAGGTTCTTGTTCTGGTTGCCCATCTTCAATGATCACATTGAAAGCGGGTATTGAGGGGATGATGAAGCGTATGATACCAGAAGTGAAAGAAGTAGTTGCTGAAGCGGAATAAAGTTTATCAATAACTTAAGTTTTTTAAAAGAGTGGCTTTAAAATGGCCACTCTTTTTATTTAATAGGCTATTTGTACTAATTTTAGCACATTCAGATAATCAATGAGCAATAAGAATAATTACGTCGCGATAATGGCGGGCGGTATCGGTAGTCGTTTTTGGCCGATCAGTAGAACAGCCCATCCAAAACAATTTATTGATATACTAGGTACAGGAAAGTCGCTGATACAGTGGACTTACCAAAGGTTTAAAAATATATGTCCGCAGGAGAATATATATTTTATTACCAACGCCACCTATATTGATACTTTAAAGGAGCAAATACCTGAGGTAAGCGATGCTAATATCATTAGCGAACCTTCTAGGAAAAACACAGCACCTTGTGCGGCATATTTTGCACATAAGATGATGTCGCTCAATCCTGATGCTAATATCATCTTATCTCCTGCCGACCACTTAATAATGGATGAGCGTGCTTTTGAACAAACTGCAGCAGATGCGTTGGAGTTTGTATCGAAGAATAAAGCATTGCTAACATTGGGTATAAAACCTACACGCCCTGATACGGGATATGGTTATATACAATATGACGAGGAGGAATCGATAGATAAAGTATATAAGGTAAAAACATTTACAGAAAAGCCATCTTTAGAATTGGCAAGAACATTCTTGAAGAGTGGAGACTTCTTGTGGAACTCCGGCATATTTGTATGGAATGTAAAAACCATCATGGAAGCCTTAGAAAAGCTGATGCCTGAAATGAACGAGGTTTTTCTACAAGCTACTGATGCTTACAATACGCCGAGTGAATATGCGGTGTTGAGTGAATTATATTCTCAATGCACCAATATCTCTATAGACTATGGTATTATGGAGAAAGCAAAGAATGTATATGTTATCCCATCTTATTTTGGTTGGTGCGATTTGGGTACTTGGGAGTCTGCTTATGAAAACTCTGAAAAAGACTATCTGGGTAATGCGGTACATGGTAACAATGTGATGATAGTAGATGCAACAGAGTGTATGATAAAAGCACCCAAGGATAAGCTGGTAGTAGTGCAGGGCTTGGAAAACTGTATAATAGTTGATACCGATGATGTACTGCTTATATGCGAGCGTAACAGAGAGCAACAAATAAAAGAATACGTAGCCGAGATAAAAAGAAATAAAGGAGACAAATATCTATGATAAAACTGCAGCCAAAACATTCAGTTACGGGAACAAATATTTTCAGTGTAATGAGTGCTTTGGCGGCAAAGCATAATGCTATCAATTTATCTCAGGGCTTCCCCGATTTTCCTATCGATGAGCAATTAGGTGCTTTGATGTACAAGGCGGTACAGTCGGGCTACAATCAATATGCACCTATGGCAGGTTTGCCCATGCTGCGCGAAGCAATAGCAGGTGACCTGAAAAAACGTTATCAGCTTACTGTTGATCCTGATACAGAAATTACTGTAACGCCCGGCGCTACTTATGGTATCTATACCGTCTTTGCTGCAATAATCGAAAAAGGGGATCAGGTCATAGTACTAGAGCCTGCTTATGATAGTTATATTCCTAATATAGAATCTTGCGGTGGAGAAGTGATTACCGTTCCACTTACAGCACCAACATTCACTGTAGATTGGGACAGGGTAAAGGCTGCCATAACGGCTAAGACCAAAGCTATAATCGTAAACACGCCACACAACCCTACAGGCGCCACATGGCAAAAGGAAGACTGGGATAAGCTGGCAGAAGTAGTAAGGGATACCGATATCATAATCCTGTCGGATGAAGTATATGAGCAATTAAGCTTTGACAATAAACCACACTATACTGTAATGCACCATGCAGAACTGAAAGCAAGAAGTTTTGCTATCTATTCTTTTGGTAAGGTATTTAATAATACGGGTTGGAAAATGGGCTATGTGGTTGCGCCCAAGGTGCTGACGAATGCTTTTAGAAGCCTGCATCAGTTCTTATGCTTTTCTGTAAACACTCCGTCCCAATATGCCATAGCGCAGTATTTGACACAGCCTGTTTTGCCAAACGTAACAGGCATTATGCAGTCTAAAAGAGACTATTTCCTCAATCTGCTCAAAGAGACACCTTTTACCGTACACGCACCATCGGGAGGAAGTTATTTTCAAACAGTATCGTATGAGCAAATAAGCGATAAGGGAGATATGGAGTTTGCACAATGGCTAACAGAAAACTATGGTGTGGCTACCATACCCGTAAGTGCTTTTTATAAGAATAAACAAGACGATAAGATCATTCGTTTCTGCTTTGCTAAAAAGGAAGAGACACTACAAGCAGCAATAGAAAAGCTGAAACCATTGCTAGCTATTGCAAAATAATATACTCGTACACTAGTTTGGCAATAAGCGCCAATACCGTAATAATAAAGAAGACCCGCACAAATGCACTCCCCTTTTTTATAGCCAGGTGAGACCCTATGTAATTGCCTAACATATTGGCGAGTGCTAATGGTAAAGCTACCGACCATATTACTGCCCCCCTTATTATGAAAAAACTTAAGGCAGCAATGTTGGTCACTACATTAATGATCTTTGCATGGCCTGATGCTTGTAAAAAGTTTTTCCCGAATAGTAGAATGAATGCAAAAACGAGGAAGCTTCCTGTGCCGGGACCGATAAGCCCATCGTACAAGCCTATAACACTACCAATGGTAATAGTATAAAAGTAATGCTGTGTTTTGCTAAGCTTTTTAAGCTGTTCTGTCTTTCCCAATTCTTTCTTGAAAACAGTATAAAGTAGCATACCGATAAGTACTACTATGAGTATGGGTACAAAGTTTTCTTTCTCGAAATAGCTTACCAGCAATGCTCCGCAAAAAGAGCTGATAAAAGCAGAGATGATTATGGGGAGCAGAAACTTTAAACTGATGTTAGTTTTCTTCTTGTATTGCACGGCAGATACCGTTGTGCCTAAAAAGTTAGCTGTTTTATTGGTAGCCAATGTTTGTAATAAGCTCAACTCAGGCATGAGTAGAAACATAGCAGGTAGTTGAATCAAGCCACCGCCGCCAACTACCGCCTCAACAAAACCTGCCAGAAATGCAAATATGGATAATGCTATGAGCATTACCCAAAATACATATTACCCGCTAATTAGTAAGTAATAGTTTGCTCTTCAATATTTTCCGGCAACTGACGGAATTCGTATTGTTGATTTCTAAGCTGGGCTTGGAAGCCAGCTTCATTGATAGCATCTTGTATGCCTTTATAAGTAAACCTGTGAGGAGCACCCGCCGCACTAACAACATTTTCTTCGATCATGATAGAACCAAAATCGTTAGCACCGGCGTGTAAGCACATTTGAGCAACATCCTTACCAACAGTTAACCAAGAAGCTTGTATGTTTTTGATGTTTGGTAGCATGATACGGCTCAAAGCTATCATTCTAATATATTCCTCTGCGGTAGTGAGGTTTTTAGTGCCTCTTATGCGTTTTAGCATGGTATCTACATCTTGGAACGTCCAAGGTATAAAGGCAATGAAGCCTTTGGCATCTTCAGGTTTCTTCGCTTGTACCTCTCTTAGTTTTACAAGGTGCTCAAAACGTTCTAAAACAGTTTCTACATGTCCGAACATCATGGTTGCACTGGTAGTAAGACCTACTTTATGTGCTTCGTGCATAATATCCAGCCACTCTTGAGCGCCGCATTTTCCCTTGGATATAAGTCTGCGTACCCTGTCGTTCAATATTTCTGCACCTGGCCCCGGCATACTATCCATGCCCGCTTCTTTAAGCGCGGTAAGAGCTGTAGTATAATTTACTCCTGACACTTTGCATATATGAGCTACTTCGGGCGGTCCTAAAGCATGTAGTTTAAGCGTAGGATATAACTTCTTTAGTTGTTTGAAAAGGTCGGTATAATAGTCCAATCCTAGCTCAGGGTGATGGCCTCCTTGTAGTAGCAACTGCTCGCCACCGTAGCGGAAGGTCTCTTCAATTTTTACTTTATAGGTTTCTATGTCAGTAATGTAGGCCTCTTCGTGCCCGGGTATGCGGTAGAAATTGCAAAACTTACAATTGGCAATACAAACATTGGTAGTGTTCATATTACGGTCTATTATCCAAGTTACTTTGTTGTGCGGTACTTGCTTTTTTCTGAGCTCATTTGCCAGATACATCAACTCGGTCAACGGTGCGTTTTCAAATAAAAAAACACCTTCTTCAGCAGTTAAAAAGTCAAATTGTAACGCTCTCTCGTAAAGTTGGGATAATACCATCGTCTTATTATTCTAAAATGTTCTACAAAATTAACGTAAAACAATCGCCTGGCATAGCTTTTTATAGCTATATCAATAAGTAGTATTGTAGCTTTTTTTATTTACTTTGCCGATGTATGGAAATGAAGATTCTTACACTTTTTGGAGAGGAAGTGGTGCCGGAGAAAAAACCAGCTGCCAAGAAGCCTGCTGCAAAAAAGAAAGTAGTTGAAGAGGAGGTACCCCAGCAAGAGGCTAAAACAAATATTCTAGAAGGCTGGGCTGGGGATAAGCAATATTATACCATAGGAGAGGTGGCCAAACTGTTCAAAGTACGTACCTCCAATATTCGTTTTTGGACCAAAGAGTTTGCGCTGAAAGTGCGTACGACCAGAAAGGGCGACCGTTTATATACTCCCGACCAAGTGCGAGAGATACAAACCATCTACTATTTAGTAAAAGAAAAGGGGTACACCATCAATGGTGCCAAGGGCAGGCTGAAATCGAAGAAAAAAATTGGTACAGAACACATTGAACTTAAAGAATCATTGCAGCAACTAAGAAACAAGCTGGTTCAGATAAAGAAACGTTTATAGAATATGAAAAGATTATTAGTAGCACTAGCTGTAATGATAACTATGCAAGCGTCAGGTCAATATAATTTGGATGTTACCGTTGATAATGAGACGGGAGATATAGTGTATAGAGGTGAATGTACCTTTAAGGATCTAAGTAGCGAGCAGGCTTTCACTTGGTTGCGTACTGGAGTAGGCCATTATAATCCTGACAGAGCATCGGTAACCTATCTGGAGCGCCATCTGAAAGACTATAATATTGTGGTATTGATGGGAACTTGGTGTGAGGACTCTCATAAGATGCTACCGCAGATATACAAGCTGTTACGCATTACACAATATCCTATGAGCCAGTACAAAATGTATGGACTGGACTTGAACAAGCAAGGATATCTTGACGAGCACGAAAAATATAAAGTAGAAAATGTACCTACAGTTATACTTTTCAATAAAGGTAAAGAAGTAGGAAGGGTTGTAGAAACAGCAAAAGTTAGTCTGGAAGCAGACTTGAAAGACATAATAAAGAAGCACAAAGAGGGTTGATCCTTCCCTTTTTAACAATAGCTATAAAACATAATACTAATATGGAATTACCAGAACATATTTCCATTGATATACTTAGAACGTTAGACGTTGACCAGCTTGAGCTATCGAAGGAGGCAGCAAGCAGAATAAATACAAATAGAGCATACCTAGACAATATATTGGCAAGTGGCAAAACCTTTTATGGTATCAATACAGGGTTTGGCTCATTGTGCAATGTGCGTATTGAGGATAATGAATTAGCTCAATTACAAGAAAACCTAGTACGCTCACATGCCGCAGGCATGGGAGATGAAGTGCCTGAGGATGTAGTAAGGTTGATGCTATTATTGAAAGTACATGGCTTAAGTCAAGGTTATAGTGGTGTACGTACCGTATTAGTAGAGCGCCTTATTGAGTTTTATAATCTAAAAATTCATCCCGTTGTTTTCCAGCTGGGTTCTTTAGGTGCTTCAGGAGACTTAGCACCACTTGCACATTTATCGTTACCGATATTTGGTGCAGGAAAAGTAAGGTATAAGGGGGAAGTAAGACCAGCTATGGATGTGCTGCAAGAAAATGGTTTAGCACCTTTGCCACTTACTGCAAAAGAAGGGTTGGCGTTGTTGAACGGTACTCAGTTCATGAGTAGTTATGCAGTATGGTGTTTAGTGCAAGCCAAAAAACTATCAGCATGGGCAGACCTGATAGGTGCTGTGTCTGCAGATGCCTTCATGGCCAAGAGCGAACCGTTTAACCATCCGATACATAGAGTAAGACCTCATAACGGGCAGATAAATACAGCAAAGGACCTATTGGCATTATTAGCCGATAGCGAAATTCAAGCACTACCAAAAGAGCAGGTGCAAGACCCTTACTCTTTCAGGTGTATGCCACAAGTGCATGGAGCTACAAAAGATGTAATAGACAATGTAGCAGCAATAGTAGATACCGAGATCAATTCTGTAACGGATAATCCTATCGTGTTTCATGATGAAGATGCCATCTATAGCGGTGGTAACTTCCACGGGCAGCCATTGGCATTGAATTTGGACTTTTTGGCAATTGCCATGTCTGAGTTGGCTAATATTTCGGAACGAAGAATGTACCTACTAGTTAGTGGACAGAGAAACTTACCTCCATTCTTAGCACCGAAGGCAGGTCTTAATAGCGGCTTTATGATAGCCCAGTATGCGGCGGCAGCTATTGTAAGCCAAAACAAACAATTGTGTACACCCGCATCGGCAGATAGTATAATCAGTAGTAACGGACAGGAAGACCATGTGAGTATGGGTGCCAATGCTGCTACTAAAATGTATAAAGTAATACAGAATGTACAGCGTGTATTAGGGGTAGAATTGCTAACCGCTATGCAAGCCTTAGACATGCGTCGTCCTAAAAAATCATCACCTATCATTGAGAAGCTATATGCTGACTTTAGAAAAGAAGTAAGTTTTATGGCTGAGGATAGACTGCTACATGATGATATGATCAAGGCAGAAAGGTTCTTAGATACTGACCCTGAAAAATGGATCCGATAATGAGCTTCCCTCCTAAGTCTTACATCGTTTACCAGTGTTATGGTAGTAAGGAAATTTTTGATGAGTGCATCTTTTCCTTAATTACCTTCTCTAGTTTTCATAAAAAAGAAGACTTAGCCAACTTAGAGATATGGATATATACGGATCGTCCTGAACGTTTTGAAGCGTTAAAAGACTGTTGGTTGCCACTGCATTACAGAACGATAGATAAATCATTATTAGCACAATGGCGCGGTGAAATAGATTTTGTTCACCGTGTGAAAATTGAAGTGCTAAGAGATTTTACAAAAGAGAGGGAAGGGAATGTTTTATACTTGGATACAGATGTCACATTCTTAAAATCGATAAGTACTGTGTTTGATGGTATAGCCCAAGGGAAAAGATACATGCATGTGATGGAAGGAGCTATAGAGAGTGAGCGTAGTGTAGTAATAAAAAAGTTGAAGAAATACCTGACTAAGAAACCTGAAGTAAAAGTAGGAGACAAGAAAATAAAGGTATCGCTAGATACAGAGATGTGGAACGCTGGTGTTCTTGGTTTTAAAATAGGTACTGTGGTATTAGAAGAGGTATTGTCCTTCACTGATCATTTACATAAAAAATACCCTAAGCATATAGTAGAGCAATTTGCGTTCTCCTATTTCTTTCAGCAGCAGCAAGATGTAAAAACAACAGGCGCATACATTCTTCATTATTGGAACTTTAAAAGTTTACGATTGCTGTTAGCCTCTTTCTTAGCCCACTTCAATAACGCTACTTGGGATGAGCTGATACAGTATAGCCAACTGGTACAAATACCTGCAGAGATGCAAATACGTACCAACTACCTAGAGTATAGAAGCCATAAAGATCATTTGGTAAATAAGAAGTGGATGCCAGTAATCCCTGACTGGGAGCATTTACTGAAGCAGCTTTAAAATATCATCTACCGCTTTTTGATTGTTAGGGTGGTTGATACTGTTCAATATGTCTTTACGCTCTCTTGTGGTTAAGTGAAAGTTGAGTGCCGCCATATTGCTTTTTTTCTCAGGGATATATTGTAGCGTTACATAGTGTAGTTTGCTTTTTAGAAAGTTAGGGGCATAATCTTTTACATATTCCTGCTGATAGGATTGAAAAGGCTCCCATTTGTTTTGTATAGCAAACACAGGGTCTATTATCATGCTACCTAAAGTTTTCATAGACGATGGCGGAAATATTTCATAGTCCTTGGTATCGCGTATTTGTAGGTAAACCACATTGTCGACATTTTCATTGATCCAGTCTCGCATGGTATATAGATACCTGCTGATCAACTCTACCCCAAAGTTGTCTCTTAGTCCTATATCCATAATATTCATTCTGGGTTCGGAAGGTAGTTTTACAACAGGTAGTATTAACGGGAAAGTAGCGTTCATTCTTAAGGCGCTGGTAAGCCTTAGGTTATAAGGATTTCTATTTTGAAAAAAGGTAGCAAAATCTACAGCATCAATAGGCGGGTTTTTACTGTTTTTGTGTGCATGCTCTGAATGGGTGAGGTAACTAATAGGTTGTGCACCCATCATTAGCTTTCTGCCATCGTTGATGATAGTACCATTCACGATCATCATGGGTATTAGTCCTTTTGCTTCATTGGTTTTATAGTTGCCCAGCTTGGTGTCGAGTACCCCTTCTGTATTGTGGATCA
Protein-coding sequences here:
- the mce gene encoding methylmalonyl-CoA epimerase; its protein translation is MNKIEHLGIAVKDLKVSIPLFEALLNTNCYKTEEVASEGVSTAFFKTGASKIELLEATNEQSPIFKYLEKKGEGIHHIAFDVTDIEAEMKRLAAEGFTILNETPKKGADNKLVCFLHPKTTNGVLIELCQEIS
- a CDS encoding IscS subfamily cysteine desulfurase encodes the protein MELKLPIYLDNNATTPCDPRVVDEMVPFFYEKFGNAASRSHSFGWVAEEAVDYAREQVAKLINASSKEIIFTSGATEADNLAIKGVFEMYASKGDHIITCTTEHKAVLDTCKHVEKMGGNVTYLPVQENGLVDLEALEKAITDKTILISIMYGNNEIGVVQPIKEISAIARKHGVLFFTDATQAVGKIPVDVQADGIDLMAFSAHKMYGPKGVGALYVRRKNPRVKVTSQMDGGGHERGMRSGTMNVPGIVGFGKACEICMNEMESEAKRLSAMRDRLEAGLLQLEEAYVNGSAEHRLPHVSNISFKYVEGEGLMMGFNKNIALSSGSACTSASLEPSYVLKALGLGDDLAHSSLRFGLGRFTTDEQIDYTIKAISETVLKLREMSPLWEMYKEGIDLDTIEWAHH
- the iscU gene encoding Fe-S cluster assembly scaffold IscU, which translates into the protein MAYSDKVIDHYQNPKNVGTLDKSKSQVGTGLVGAPECGDVMRLQIEVDDETGKIKDAKFKTFGCGSAIASSSLATEWLKGKSVDEALAIDNMDIVEELNLPPVKIHCSVLAEDAIKAAINDYRVKNGLPELELEGNKH
- a CDS encoding iron-sulfur cluster assembly accessory protein; this translates as MIYISDKAKEKVRELKANAELDDSYFLRVGVVGGGCSGLSYKLDFDNEEQPNDQVFEDNGVKLVTDLKSFLYLCDTTLEFSDGLNGKGFHFSNPNASRSCGCGESFAV
- a CDS encoding NifU family protein, coding for MLKTGNTIVSIYTEMTPNPETMKFVANKLLYPGKSLDIPDEASAAPSPLAKELFAFPFIRSVFIASNFVTLTKTSETQWEDVIPSVRDFLKNYLEEGKVVINEDQIVEKESANTISADDSDIVKRIKELLENYVKPAVEMDGGAIGFKGYDSGVVTLSMQGSCSGCPSSMITLKAGIEGMMKRMIPEVKEVVAEAE
- a CDS encoding mannose-1-phosphate guanylyltransferase, which produces MSNKNNYVAIMAGGIGSRFWPISRTAHPKQFIDILGTGKSLIQWTYQRFKNICPQENIYFITNATYIDTLKEQIPEVSDANIISEPSRKNTAPCAAYFAHKMMSLNPDANIILSPADHLIMDERAFEQTAADALEFVSKNKALLTLGIKPTRPDTGYGYIQYDEEESIDKVYKVKTFTEKPSLELARTFLKSGDFLWNSGIFVWNVKTIMEALEKLMPEMNEVFLQATDAYNTPSEYAVLSELYSQCTNISIDYGIMEKAKNVYVIPSYFGWCDLGTWESAYENSEKDYLGNAVHGNNVMIVDATECMIKAPKDKLVVVQGLENCIIVDTDDVLLICERNREQQIKEYVAEIKRNKGDKYL
- a CDS encoding methionine aminotransferase gives rise to the protein MIKLQPKHSVTGTNIFSVMSALAAKHNAINLSQGFPDFPIDEQLGALMYKAVQSGYNQYAPMAGLPMLREAIAGDLKKRYQLTVDPDTEITVTPGATYGIYTVFAAIIEKGDQVIVLEPAYDSYIPNIESCGGEVITVPLTAPTFTVDWDRVKAAITAKTKAIIVNTPHNPTGATWQKEDWDKLAEVVRDTDIIILSDEVYEQLSFDNKPHYTVMHHAELKARSFAIYSFGKVFNNTGWKMGYVVAPKVLTNAFRSLHQFLCFSVNTPSQYAIAQYLTQPVLPNVTGIMQSKRDYFLNLLKETPFTVHAPSGGSYFQTVSYEQISDKGDMEFAQWLTENYGVATIPVSAFYKNKQDDKIIRFCFAKKEETLQAAIEKLKPLLAIAK
- a CDS encoding TSUP family transporter; translation: MLIALSIFAFLAGFVEAVVGGGGLIQLPAMFLLMPELSLLQTLATNKTANFLGTTVSAVQYKKKTNISLKFLLPIIISAFISSFCGALLVSYFEKENFVPILIVVLIGMLLYTVFKKELGKTEQLKKLSKTQHYFYTITIGSVIGLYDGLIGPGTGSFLVFAFILLFGKNFLQASGHAKIINVVTNIAALSFFIIRGAVIWSVALPLALANMLGNYIGSHLAIKKGSAFVRVFFIITVLALIAKLVYEYIILQ